The following nucleotide sequence is from Primulina tabacum isolate GXHZ01 chromosome 2, ASM2559414v2, whole genome shotgun sequence.
GTCAATATGTGCACAAATTCCCTACAGGCCAATAAGTCAACGTACtttgaaacaaaaaataaaGCAACATCATCTTCAGGAACTGAGAATTTTTAGGTTAAAAGATGGCATTCTACTGCAATGGCTCGACTATAGCATGCAAGAGGCAAGACACACCTCACCTGGTTGGTATATGTTCACTATAAGTTGATTAAAAAGTGGTTCCCGCCATAACATATCCAGTGGGAAGGGACATATTTTTTCATTCTCGTCAACAGAAATTGAATCCGAATATTCAGGAACACAACCACTAAATCGAACATTCTCGCGGATGTTATATGAAAGTTCAATGGCCCAACAGGGGAGATCTCCAAACCTCATCGCCTGCAGGAAAAGAGATGTAAGTAGATTAAACGTTTTAAAGCACATCATTCTCAGTATAACCAGATGTAGTTTGATGAATAAAAGCCTTCAAAAACAcaagaaataaaaaagaaaagattCAAATACTACAGAACCAAGAACGATTAATAGATGGAACATCAAATATTTCCACATTTGAACAGCACGCACCTTGTATCATGAACGGGGCAATGAAATCTAAACATATTTGGATGCATCAGGATATTAGTATATGGGATAGTCTTTACAGAGCAAATATAACAAATTCCAAGATCACATAAGACATCTTTGCCTGGGAGAAAAATTGCAACCAGCTAGGGGAAAAAGATAACTTGCTAGCGGTTTTTAACTTAAACACATGCCTAGTGCATAACAAGTAATACTATCATTAAATGCAGTTCTACAAGATAAGAGAGCATCACTCCTGACATATCATCAGTCCTGGTAGCTTACAGTTAGGGTAAATTGTAAATGGACCCCTGTATTAATGTAAAAATGGTCAAACCCCTGTAAAAAATCAATTATCTGGATTCTCTGTTTTTCTAAATTGATAGCTCAAACCTCTTGTTGACATTTTTTGTGGTATATGCTTCTCATAGACACATCACACAAGCATGAATAATCCCAAAATGCCCTCTTGAACGCGTGGTAAAAAacattatgatattatattttgaaTTGGATATTGCTATGAAAAATTAAACGCCTTTATACTTTTATTACATTCAGAAGTTCCTCTTCATTTTTGAAAACTCCAACTCCGACATAATTTCATGCATATGTTAATCAGAAGCACTTGTCCCACAACAATTCAGATCACAAAAGCAAAATCGTAAACACGGAAAAGGGTAAATGTTGAGAAGTAAACAAATCCAGCACCTGATTGTGGGAAGCTTCAGCGAAATATCCTTCTGCAGCCACACAAAAATCCAAGCATTTATAGTTCGCACCACAAAATCTAATCAGCATTTCAATACGCAGGAAACTAATAATCGAAGCACCTTTTTCAAGAGCAGATAACAGAGAAGACTGCTGATCGGGAGATAAAAAGCCTCTGCAAATCCAGAGGCCGTTGATTCCGGTTATCGGCTCCCAACAACAGCTTTCCCCGAAGATCGACTGAGTTTTCGCGATTTCATCGATCGGATCGCCGAACTGAAGTCGTTCTCGTCTTTCATACGATGAATCGGAGTCAACGTCCGACGACGAATCGCCGAAGGCTTCCCTGAGAATCTCTTTCAGCTCCTCGTCCATTTCTTCATCATCGGCTTACATCATTTTACTTGTCGGATTATATTATTTGCTTAACTTATTCAATACGATCGTTTCGATACATTATCGATTctaatttaatgattttatactataacaaaattattaattatattatttctttaaatttatcgCTTATCATATACGATATCCAAtccattcaaattttaataaatcaaaacaactcttatatgataaaaattaaatgcTCCATCTTTATTTAGTTTAACTAAAAAATAACATACATAGAGACGTATTTTAATGAATCCATAATTTACCTTTAACAGATATATCTTAATaacatgttttttatttttatttttattttgaatttttaaatgatcgatggaataaaattttattataaaataaatattttaaactttttaattttaatataatcaaGAATCGTTTCacgtaaaaataataatatgcatGTATGTCGCATTCGAAATGACGTTAGTAATAAATAATTCGACTTTCATTTTAAGCGTCACTTGACATATAAGATCAGACAATAAAAATAtagtataataataatttatgttCGCTAACGGTCCCTTGGGATTGTGGACAAACACCCTAAATAATTTCTCAAACTTTATAAGAAAATTACACAGCTATGAATAACGGTACATTCAACTATGAGAAGAAACTACGCAACTATAAATTATGGTACATTCTAAGAGGTAAACAAATGAAAACCAGCTGCTAGTAAGGACTATGCCGGCTTTTTCTTCTGTTGGTCGGTGATTTTGCCACCAAAGTATTTGATATCCACGAACAATTTTTATCTGTCGACTCATCAGACAACCAGCAACATAGCCGGCCATCTTCACCACCTGTCCAACCAAAAATACCGCTGTTTTTTGAAGTTCGACCAGGAATGCTAGACATGGGCAATACGCTCCTTACAATCCCTGTATGGCCACCTTGAAAAACAGCTTCTGCAGCTTCAATCCCCTGTGTTGTGCCATAATTTACAGGAAAATATCCGAAAGTGCCATTATCCGTGCCTCCAATCACCCAAAGGCGATCAACCTCAGCCGAGTAGTGACAATCAACAAAATAATCAACCTATAGCACAAGTGTTCATAAGAAACTCAATTTTCCTTGAAATACGCGTGTATTGCAAGTGAGATGCAAAACACAAGTGTAATATATGTTGATATAACTCTAATACTTGTTCATAATTAAAATCCCCATACATGATCATTAGTCCAGCTATTAGAGGCCAGCGTACGAGCATCCTCAAAGTTGGCTTCAGTTCGAGTGTCATTCAAATCCCAAACACTAAAAGAAGCAATTTAGAATGTAAGCATTAAATTCCTGTTCAAATTCACAGGGTGCAGgaagctaataaattcacatacgCAATTCTTTGACATACCTTAAGGTCTCAATATGTGTTAAACACCACAATTTCTGATCTGCCTCACCAAGAAATCCCACTTTTCCGATTGAAGTCCCGACATTAAACACCTTTATGTTACGGGAAAAATGGAGAAGAGAATCAAAGGGAAATTTCAACAAGCTTTTCAAACTTGTTAAAGATAACAAGTGAGAAAGTGAATTGAGATGCAACGAAATAATTTATTCATCAAAAAGAAAACAGGTTATAAACCTGAATAATAGAAGGAAAAAcaagttttattttgaaataaatcaGAACCAAGTGAAATAGAAAAGGAAATAAACAGTAATAATGCCTGCACACAATGTTATTTAGCTATAAAAATATTCATGAAACAGACCATAACTTGTCAAATTCTGGGAATGGTGACAAATATGACTATTTTGAaacaattttctctttaaattctgaaaatgctcatcattataaattatttagtaCAAAATATTTGGAATCACGCCAGAAACTTGATGGTGGTGTACATATATCAGCCAACGGTAAGAACCCAAGGAAAAGATGTTTCACTTACCGACACCAAGTGATCATCGTCGTTTATGTTTCCACTGGTATCAAAAAGGCACATCAAGCCATCAACTGAAGCAGAAACAAGTTTGCTTTGATTACCGGGAACAAAGTGAACCTGTGAACAATTTGCATAATCAAGCATTCAACATATTCACCAACTCTATCTGTCTGTACGCTGACATTCACTTCCAAAACAAATGATGCTGTCAGCTACAAATGCAGCAAGtaaaaataaattgattttggACATTTAAGATCCATCCAACAACTGTCCAAGGCAAGAGCACCAGCCTTCTTCCTTTGTTGATCTCTTACTTCTGCACTTTTTTTATTATCAGAAGGAAAAAAGGCATCTCCACAGACCTGAGTAACATCATCCATGTGAGATTCTTCCAGGCATGCAGTCCGCTTCATGGTTCTCCAATCCCAGAAAATTATCTGTATGTTTCCAAATCATGAGCAGCGAAGAGCATGGATTGATGAATCAATTGAAATAATAACGTATCTGAATTCCCAAACTCGACATAAAAAAAGCCATTTAGACCTTCTCAATCTAATGAAGTAATTAGTGCATATATATGAATTGATATTTTCTCAATCTTATGAAGTACCTAGTACATGCATCTAAAATTGGAGTGGCAGTGTCATCGTGCACTAACAACATTCACATCAATGTGTCAAAATAATAAAACCGATCCCAATTTTCTCAAGGGTAATAACCTTTTGGAACTGTCAGAAAATGATAATACCTGAGATTTACACCCTGCAGCAAGAAGATTAGCGCCTGATCCACCAAACGAGAAGCAGAAAATCTCATCTGATGGACCTGCACTTATACAAGTAACCTATAGGGCAAAGCCAAAATCAGAGTAAGTTTGGATCCTCCgaatagaaaataaaaatagaacataTATTCAAATTATCAGACCTTGTGTTCGATTTCATAAATTTGGACAAAGAGGCAACAATATGTTAAAGAGTGTTTAGAACCTGCTGTATCAACTATATCCAATTTCAAGATTTTTTCAATCGTCGGAATCAGTATTTCAAATTTTCACACGCCAAATCAGTAAAAATAAACAAAGGAATCACAAATATAAGGAATGCAAACGAACAAGTGGAAAAAATAGAACCTGCTGGCAAGACCTGGAATCCCAAGCTCTGATGGTGCTGTCACTAGAACAAGAGTACAACACATGCGGAGACGATGGCCCAACGAATGAAATTTGATTGATAGTCGCGGAATGTCCTTCACATTGGCCAAGGTACTGCCCGGTCGCAGGTGAGTACAACTTCACCTCATTGGTTGAAAGTGATACCGCCATTGACGTCCAATCGTCCCTAAAACAATCAAATCACGACAGTTCCTCGGTATCAGATAAAGACTATGCAATTCgaggaaaaagaagaagaaattgagaGTGAAAACATACTTGGCAGCAATTTGGAATACGTAATCATCGCCGAAGTTAGTTTGAATCGAGTTCTTGAGCCCGTGCCGTTTGAAAAGTATTGATTGAGTAGCAGATGTTTCTTCTTCTACTTCCATCACATCCTCAATTTCCATTGACATTGCTCCTGTGGCCTGTTTGTTTGAGCGTGAATATGAATACTAGGGTTTTGGACCTTGTTATGGGATCAAGcttagtttttttaaaacaaaaaaaaaaattaacaaaaaccAAGCTTACTATTTTTAATGCTtagttttttattaaaaaaaattataaaaaaaaccaagcttagtatttttaattagagTATAACCAAACTCCAATTTAGCTCTACTAACTAGAAAAAATCAGGTAAATTAAGTTTTGTGTAATTAGTTCGGTCATACATCTGTCCAAtgcaagtttttttttaaaatttcattttctatagaCTCCCACTCCCTCTCGGCACAATTGTCCATCATGCGCGCCAAATGTATATCCCACACGATACATTATCATTTTGGGGTATAAACGCCGAGAGGGAAAGTTTATCATTCCTTGATTTCAAAATACAAGCTACAAAAGCATGTTTTACAACATAACACTCTAAAGCTCAACGACCCAACAACAAAGGCCGGGGTCCTCTAAACTAAATATTTAGATAATTACAAACTCTGCAACGATTCAACTTTAGCCTTCGCAGCTACTCCCTCTCCCACGACTTTATCATCAGCTTTGTCTTCGGGTTTATCTACCTCTGCATTAGACATAAGATGCACATAGGAACGAGACAAATCAATAGCTAAAGCACAACCAGAAGACTGAAACCATATGAAAGATCTCATAGTACATAGTATTGACACACTACAAGTGAATATGCTGGTCAACAAGATGGAAGATCGCAAAGTATAAATAAAGTGAACCAGCCCGACAAAGTGACACATTTTAATCACCAGAAGCTTAGGTAAAAGGGTTGATAAAAATTACATTCGATGCGCATTCCCCGATACTTCGTAAAATATCTCTCACTATGAGACATTCATGGAGTAAGGGAAGGAGAACAAAACATGAAAAAATGTAGGTTTCACCTTTTTGGccaaagaagaaaaagaaaaatttgtgaagaaaGTAATATATAGTAGACATCCACAATCAGAACAAAACTGCTACCATCACTACCAATAAAACCTATATTAGTAGCAGAAAAGAAGCTTGTGAAAAAAGTCCCATTTCTTGATTCACTGCCCCTTGGTCGTATTAGATGTAGATTGCAATTATTAAAATTCCAATAATGTGCAAAACTTAATCACGTAATTCCATCCACCGAAACAAGAAAATATCAACACAACGAAAGTCTGAATGTTAATCAGTAAAGTAAATCAGACATAAAATTGTAATGTTTTCACAAATTCAATGCTTGTGACCGCAACCGATACTACCTTCATCCAGTTCATCGTCACTATCATCAAATTCATCACTTCCTCCCATGCCACCCATGTCACCAAATTTCTGTAAAATTTGTAAAAAACAAAACcattaaaataataacaataacaaaGAAAAACCAAGTATAATGCCAGGTAACAGATGCAGAAACTCACAGAGAAATCCATGCCACCCAAATCCAAACCAGCAGGCCGCCCTGATCAATTGTAAAGAGATTCAAAATCTCTTACCACTGGAGAAACTTGACAAAATTTGTACAAagcataaaacaaaacataaaacaaacCAGTATCATCATCTTCGTCCACCCATTTATCCCAATCTACTTTCACATAATGAGGAGCCTTTGCATCTCCACGTAACAGTTTACTCCACCATTTTTTCTCTGATTTCTCCAAAACACAGAATATATTTCTCACGCC
It contains:
- the LOC142523696 gene encoding WD repeat-containing protein GTS1, producing the protein MSMEIEDVMEVEEETSATQSILFKRHGLKNSIQTNFGDDYVFQIAAKDDWTSMAVSLSTNEVKLYSPATGQYLGQCEGHSATINQISFVGPSSPHVLYSCSSDSTIRAWDSRSCQQVTCISAGPSDEIFCFSFGGSGANLLAAGCKSQIIFWDWRTMKRTACLEESHMDDVTQVHFVPGNQSKLVSASVDGLMCLFDTSGNINDDDHLVSVFNVGTSIGKVGFLGEADQKLWCLTHIETLSVWDLNDTRTEANFEDARTLASNSWTNDHVDYFVDCHYSAEVDRLWVIGGTDNGTFGYFPVNYGTTQGIEAAEAVFQGGHTGIVRSVLPMSSIPGRTSKNSGIFGWTGGEDGRLCCWLSDESTDKNCSWISNTLVAKSPTNRRKSRHSPY
- the LOC142523690 gene encoding uncharacterized protein LOC142523690 → MDEELKEILREAFGDSSSDVDSDSSYERRERLQFGDPIDEIAKTQSIFGESCCWEPITGINGLWICRGFLSPDQQSSLLSALEKEGYFAEASHNQAMRFGDLPCWAIELSYNIRENVRFSGCVPEYSDSISVDENEKICPFPLDMLWREPLFNQLIVNIYQPGEGICAHIDLMRFEDGIAIISLESSCVMHFTRVECETCHIEEMNEGCASLSRIPVLLVPGSLVLMWGEARYLWKHQINRKPGFQQWEGQEIEQKRRTSVTLRRLCRTG
- the LOC142523703 gene encoding uncharacterized protein OsI_027940-like; its protein translation is MSRHPEVKWAERNDKVYLTVVLPDAKNSKVNLDPEGVFTFSATAGSDNLYELKLDLHDKVNVEESKINVGVRNIFCVLEKSEKKWWSKLLRGDAKAPHYVKVDWDKWVDEDDDTGRPAGLDLGGMDFSKFGDMGGMGGSDEFDDSDDELDEEVDKPEDKADDKVVGEGVAAKAKVESLQSL